From one Melioribacteraceae bacterium genomic stretch:
- the metH gene encoding methionine synthase, translating to MLLEQLKEILQKRIMVIDGAMGTMIQRYKLTDADYRGERFKNHSDDLKGNNDILSLTQPQVIKEIHKQYLEAGSDIIETNTFNGTSISQADYKTENLAYEINKTAAEIAKSAVDEVMKNDPSKPRFVAGAIGPMNKALSLSPDVNDPGFRAVTFDEVYESYKEAVKGLLDGGADILLVETIFDTLNAKAALVAIQDLLEERNQEVPIMISGTIVDQSGRTLSGQTTEAFWISISHVKNLLSVGLNCSLGPKQMRPFIQELSKIADCYISIYPNAGLPNEFGEYDESPEAMKKVLDEFAEAGFYNIVGGCCGTTPDHIKVFSQLASHHKPRKIPKVEPYLRLSGLEPLVLRPDSNFINIGERTNVTGSKKFARLIKEDNYEEALSVARQQVEGGAQVLDINMDEGMINSEKAMIKFLNLLSSEPEIAKLPIMLDSSKWSVIEAGLKCLQGKGIVNSISLKEGEEEFINHAKKVMRYGAAVIVMAFDEDGQADTYERKIKICERAYKILTEQVGFPPQDIIFDPNIFAIATGIEEHNGYATNYIEATKWIKKNLPLAKVSGGVSNVSFSFRGNDLVREAIHSAFLYHAIEAGMDMGIVNAGQLEVYEEIPKELLERVEDVILNRRIDATERLTEFAENVKQKDKSEIQTAEWRNAEVEERLKHSLVKGITDFIEEDTEEARKRYPSALQVIEGPLMDGMNIVGDLFGSGKMFLPQVVKSARVMKKSVAYLIPFIEAEKKKSGNIKKNGTVLLATVKGDVHDIGKNIVGVVLGCNNYDVIDLGVMVPSDKILSTAVEKNVDIIGLSGLITPSLDEMVHVAKEMERLNLKFPLLIGGATTSRIHTAVKVEPNYSGPTIHVLDASRSVSVVGNLLNDKVTDEFITTIRNEYVELRENHKRKQSEKKLISIEEARKNKPIYTFESISKPNKLGVEVLHDYSLSEIRNYIDWTPFFLTWELKGRYPAIFDNKNYGIEAKKLFDDANTLLDKIIEQKLLKANAVYGIFPANSVEDDIEVYVDDSRKGLLASFHSLRQQSIKSSDIPNIALSDFIAPKESGLTDYIGAFAVTTGIGADELVKSYESNHDDYNSILVKAIADRLAEAFAELLHKKVRKEFWGYSSGEKFSNEELIAEKYNGIRPAPGYPAQPDHTEKITLFKLLNVNKSAGINLTESLAMYPAASVCGLYFAHPESKYFNVGKLAEDQVRDYAKRKGMSTKEVEKWLSSILNYDQAD from the coding sequence ATGTTATTGGAACAATTAAAAGAAATCCTTCAAAAAAGAATCATGGTCATTGATGGTGCTATGGGAACTATGATTCAGAGATATAAACTTACTGACGCCGATTATCGTGGCGAAAGATTTAAAAATCATTCAGACGATTTAAAGGGTAATAACGATATCCTTTCATTAACTCAACCACAGGTAATTAAAGAAATTCATAAACAATATCTTGAAGCAGGTTCGGATATAATTGAGACTAATACTTTTAACGGTACTTCAATTTCCCAAGCAGATTATAAAACCGAAAATTTAGCTTATGAAATAAACAAAACCGCAGCTGAAATTGCTAAATCTGCTGTTGATGAAGTTATGAAGAATGATCCGAGTAAACCTCGATTTGTTGCCGGGGCAATCGGACCGATGAATAAAGCTCTATCTCTTTCTCCGGATGTTAATGATCCCGGATTCCGGGCAGTTACTTTTGATGAAGTTTATGAATCATACAAAGAAGCTGTTAAAGGTCTGCTTGATGGTGGTGCGGATATATTGTTAGTCGAAACAATATTCGATACGTTAAATGCTAAAGCCGCACTTGTTGCAATTCAAGATTTGTTGGAAGAAAGAAATCAAGAAGTACCCATTATGATTTCAGGTACAATTGTTGACCAAAGCGGAAGAACTTTATCGGGACAAACAACCGAAGCCTTTTGGATTTCTATTTCGCATGTAAAAAATTTGTTAAGTGTTGGACTCAATTGTTCCCTCGGTCCAAAACAAATGCGGCCGTTTATACAAGAGTTATCCAAAATCGCCGATTGTTATATTTCAATTTATCCAAACGCCGGTTTACCTAATGAATTTGGTGAGTACGATGAATCACCTGAAGCAATGAAAAAAGTGTTAGATGAATTTGCTGAAGCCGGTTTCTATAATATTGTCGGTGGATGTTGCGGAACAACACCTGATCATATAAAAGTATTCTCTCAATTGGCGTCTCATCACAAACCCCGTAAAATTCCAAAAGTTGAACCCTATTTGAGATTAAGCGGATTGGAACCATTAGTCTTAAGACCCGATTCAAACTTTATTAACATTGGCGAAAGAACAAATGTAACCGGTTCAAAAAAGTTTGCGCGATTAATAAAAGAAGATAATTATGAAGAAGCATTATCCGTTGCGCGTCAGCAAGTTGAAGGTGGTGCGCAGGTTTTAGATATAAATATGGATGAAGGAATGATCAATTCAGAAAAAGCTATGATTAAATTTTTGAATTTACTTTCATCCGAGCCGGAAATTGCAAAACTTCCTATAATGCTGGATTCTTCAAAGTGGTCTGTTATTGAAGCCGGATTAAAATGCTTACAAGGTAAAGGAATAGTAAATTCAATCAGCTTAAAAGAAGGTGAAGAAGAATTTATAAATCACGCAAAAAAAGTTATGCGTTATGGTGCGGCAGTAATAGTTATGGCATTTGATGAAGACGGACAAGCAGATACTTATGAACGTAAAATCAAGATTTGTGAACGAGCTTATAAAATTTTAACTGAGCAAGTCGGTTTCCCTCCACAGGATATTATTTTTGATCCTAACATATTTGCAATCGCAACCGGAATTGAAGAACACAATGGATATGCAACAAATTATATAGAAGCGACAAAATGGATTAAGAAAAATCTTCCTCTCGCCAAAGTTTCCGGCGGTGTCAGCAACGTATCTTTTTCTTTTAGAGGAAATGATTTAGTGCGCGAGGCAATTCACTCTGCGTTTTTATATCATGCCATTGAAGCCGGCATGGATATGGGAATTGTCAACGCAGGACAACTTGAAGTATATGAAGAAATTCCAAAAGAATTATTAGAAAGAGTTGAAGATGTTATTCTAAACAGACGAATAGATGCAACAGAACGATTAACCGAATTTGCGGAAAATGTTAAGCAAAAAGACAAATCGGAAATTCAAACTGCAGAATGGCGCAACGCTGAAGTTGAAGAAAGACTAAAACATTCACTTGTTAAAGGCATTACCGATTTCATAGAAGAAGATACCGAAGAAGCACGTAAAAGATATCCATCTGCACTTCAAGTGATTGAAGGGCCATTGATGGACGGAATGAATATAGTCGGTGATCTTTTTGGTTCGGGAAAAATGTTCTTACCGCAAGTTGTAAAAAGTGCCCGAGTAATGAAAAAATCTGTTGCTTACTTAATCCCGTTTATTGAGGCAGAGAAAAAGAAATCCGGTAATATCAAAAAAAACGGAACTGTTCTTCTTGCCACAGTAAAGGGCGATGTGCACGATATCGGCAAGAACATTGTTGGAGTCGTACTCGGATGCAATAATTATGATGTGATTGATCTCGGAGTAATGGTTCCATCGGATAAAATTCTTTCAACAGCAGTTGAAAAAAATGTTGATATAATTGGTTTAAGCGGCTTGATTACTCCATCACTCGATGAAATGGTTCACGTGGCTAAAGAAATGGAAAGATTAAATCTGAAATTTCCCTTACTAATTGGAGGAGCAACAACTTCCAGAATACACACTGCTGTAAAAGTTGAACCAAATTATAGCGGACCAACAATTCACGTTCTTGATGCATCTAGAAGCGTTAGTGTAGTTGGTAATTTACTAAACGATAAAGTTACCGATGAATTTATAACAACTATTCGCAATGAATATGTTGAATTGAGGGAAAACCATAAACGCAAACAAAGTGAGAAAAAATTAATATCAATCGAAGAAGCGCGTAAGAATAAACCAATTTATACTTTTGAATCGATTTCAAAACCAAATAAACTTGGGGTTGAAGTTTTACATGACTACTCACTTTCAGAGATTAGAAATTATATTGATTGGACACCTTTCTTCCTAACATGGGAATTAAAAGGAAGGTACCCTGCAATATTCGATAATAAAAATTACGGAATCGAAGCAAAAAAACTCTTTGATGATGCAAACACATTACTTGATAAAATCATAGAGCAAAAGTTATTGAAAGCAAATGCAGTTTATGGAATCTTTCCGGCAAATTCTGTTGAAGATGATATCGAGGTTTATGTTGATGACTCAAGAAAAGGATTGCTTGCATCGTTTCATTCATTAAGGCAACAATCAATCAAATCATCCGATATTCCTAATATTGCACTATCTGATTTTATCGCACCAAAAGAATCGGGACTTACAGACTACATCGGAGCGTTTGCAGTTACAACCGGAATTGGAGCAGATGAGCTTGTAAAAAGTTATGAATCAAATCACGATGACTACAATAGTATCTTAGTAAAAGCTATAGCCGATAGACTTGCGGAAGCTTTCGCAGAATTACTTCACAAAAAAGTTAGAAAAGAATTTTGGGGCTATTCTTCCGGTGAAAAATTCTCTAACGAGGAATTAATAGCAGAAAAATACAACGGTATTCGTCCCGCTCCGGGTTACCCGGCACAACCGGATCACACAGAAAAAATTACTTTGTTCAAGTTATTAAATGTGAATAAATCTGCAGGAATAAATCTAACAGAAAGTTTAGCTATGTATCCGGCCGCATCAGTTTGCGGTTTATACTTTGCTCATCCCGAATCCAAATACTTTAATGTTGGGAAATTAGCCGAAGATCAAGTTAGGGATTACGCAAAACGAAAAGGGATGAGTACCAAAGAAGTTGAAAAATGGTTAAGTTCAATATTAAATTATGATCAAGCAGATTAA
- a CDS encoding alpha/beta fold hydrolase, which translates to MHITINGLSVHDLGNSEKQTVILIHGFPFDYTMWNSQIRALQKDYNIIAYDIRGLGKSYVGDGQYTMEFFVDDLFWLMHELDLGKLGKPILCGLSMGGYIALRAVERDQSRFNGLILLDTKSDADDDAGKVKRSEGINKINTDGLDKFVDDLIPNLFADESLENMKSTVEYITNICKNNNPVGVKGSLLAMLSRTSTTKFLKKIEIPTLVMGGSFDKLTPPPVMREMADKIKDSEYAIVPRAGHLSPIENPSYVNDMICGFLKRRIE; encoded by the coding sequence ATGCATATTACGATAAACGGTTTATCTGTTCACGACCTGGGCAACAGCGAAAAACAAACTGTTATATTAATTCATGGATTCCCATTTGATTATACAATGTGGAATAGTCAAATCCGCGCACTTCAAAAAGATTATAATATTATTGCTTATGATATAAGAGGATTAGGGAAAAGTTATGTCGGCGATGGTCAATACACAATGGAGTTTTTTGTTGATGATTTGTTTTGGCTTATGCACGAGCTAGATTTAGGCAAATTAGGGAAACCTATTTTATGCGGACTGTCAATGGGTGGATATATTGCTTTACGTGCAGTTGAAAGAGATCAATCAAGGTTCAACGGATTGATTCTGCTGGATACAAAATCGGATGCTGATGATGATGCCGGGAAGGTTAAAAGATCAGAGGGAATTAATAAAATCAATACCGATGGATTGGATAAATTTGTTGATGACTTGATTCCAAATTTATTTGCCGATGAATCTCTCGAAAATATGAAATCAACTGTCGAGTATATTACTAACATTTGCAAAAATAATAATCCGGTTGGTGTTAAAGGATCGTTGCTTGCAATGTTATCAAGAACAAGTACAACCAAATTTTTAAAGAAGATTGAAATACCAACACTTGTGATGGGCGGTTCGTTTGATAAGCTGACTCCACCACCTGTAATGCGTGAAATGGCTGATAAGATTAAAGATTCAGAGTATGCAATTGTTCCAAGAGCTGGGCATTTATCCCCGATCGAAAATCCATCTTATGTTAATGATATGATTTGCGGATTTTTGAAAAGAAGAATTGAATAG
- a CDS encoding DUF5916 domain-containing protein translates to MRSILLFIVFVTLLTAQVANSDKVLHLKKIDQQIIIDGKIDDIWLQADSVTDFVQYSPYNNEKPTQRTVTKVLTTEDALYCLFICYDNHEEIQIETGVLDDFAGDGVSFMIDTFGDRRTAYKFIVYASGVRGDTRLLDDARNRDYSWDGIWFADTEIYDWGWVAEMEIPYKSIQYNDKLTEWGLDFDRWRSINNEDTYWIAYEENEGQRISKWGSLVLDDFSPTQHGLNLEIYPVGISKINYIGNDEYDTDTDLGLDISYNPSPELKFQFTANPDFAQIEADPYDFNISRYESYFSERRQFFTEGSEVFNASGRDRNSGFYKPIELFYSRRIGKKLPDGNEVPLSFGTRAFGRFGDWEYGGFVARTEQTDYFLNNEKITEPTSYFASVRLKKQILDNSSIGVLYVGKFNEYNNYGVLDIDGAFRGSNWQLSYQLARSIKGNEGDYAFSVGFTNFADSWINMFRSRYIGNDFDVQEIGFVPWRGTMETVGLTGPRWWWDTGYLKSIMIYGGGGFNWEKADDYTDYFAILGYNMQFRDNWGLEINLDAGKSKDNNVDYSSYSANLSSWFNISPNWSGNLWGGYSHTYNFSRDWLAFYSWMGTSFSYKLMSQLTIGTSYDMFIEGNPDGNIEDITFNTRPYLNIKPVNDLKIRIYFDNVFVRSTDKFERFIVGFLLSYNFSPKSWIHFAYNEVQDRSPEFDLAGTIRPNRMHTVNRAGVLKVSYLYYF, encoded by the coding sequence ATGCGGTCTATTTTACTTTTTATTGTTTTCGTAACCTTATTAACTGCTCAAGTTGCAAATTCAGACAAAGTTTTACATCTCAAAAAAATTGATCAACAAATTATAATTGACGGTAAGATTGATGATATCTGGTTACAAGCTGATTCAGTTACCGATTTTGTTCAATATTCGCCTTATAATAATGAAAAACCAACTCAAAGAACCGTTACAAAAGTTTTAACAACAGAAGATGCATTGTATTGTTTATTTATATGCTATGATAATCATGAAGAAATTCAAATCGAAACAGGTGTACTCGATGATTTTGCCGGAGATGGTGTTTCATTTATGATTGATACTTTCGGTGACAGAAGAACTGCTTACAAATTTATTGTTTATGCTTCCGGTGTTAGAGGAGATACAAGGTTGCTTGACGATGCTCGTAACCGTGATTACAGTTGGGATGGAATTTGGTTCGCTGATACCGAAATTTATGATTGGGGCTGGGTTGCAGAAATGGAAATTCCGTACAAGTCAATTCAATACAATGACAAGTTAACAGAATGGGGTCTCGATTTTGACAGATGGCGTTCAATAAATAACGAAGATACTTATTGGATAGCATATGAGGAAAACGAGGGTCAAAGAATTTCCAAATGGGGAAGCTTAGTCCTTGATGATTTTTCTCCAACTCAACATGGTTTGAATTTGGAAATTTATCCGGTTGGCATTAGTAAAATTAATTATATCGGAAATGATGAATACGATACTGATACAGATTTAGGGCTGGACATTTCTTATAACCCCTCGCCTGAATTAAAATTTCAGTTTACCGCAAATCCCGACTTTGCTCAAATTGAAGCTGATCCATATGATTTTAATATCTCCCGTTATGAATCCTATTTTAGTGAACGAAGACAATTCTTTACTGAAGGAAGTGAAGTTTTTAATGCATCAGGTCGAGATAGAAATTCCGGATTCTATAAACCAATCGAGTTGTTTTATTCACGACGAATTGGCAAAAAATTGCCCGACGGAAATGAAGTTCCATTATCATTTGGTACACGTGCATTCGGAAGATTTGGTGATTGGGAATACGGCGGATTTGTTGCCCGTACAGAACAAACCGATTATTTTTTAAATAATGAAAAAATTACTGAACCTACTTCATACTTCGCATCTGTAAGATTGAAAAAACAAATCTTGGACAACTCCTCGATCGGCGTTTTATATGTCGGAAAATTTAATGAATACAATAATTACGGAGTGCTTGATATCGATGGTGCATTTAGAGGAAGCAATTGGCAGCTTTCATATCAACTTGCAAGATCGATAAAAGGAAACGAAGGTGATTATGCCTTTTCTGTTGGCTTCACAAACTTTGCAGACTCTTGGATTAATATGTTTAGAAGTAGATACATTGGTAATGATTTTGATGTTCAAGAAATTGGATTTGTACCATGGCGAGGAACCATGGAAACTGTCGGTCTGACAGGTCCACGATGGTGGTGGGATACTGGATATCTAAAATCCATTATGATATATGGCGGTGGTGGTTTTAATTGGGAAAAAGCTGACGACTATACTGATTACTTTGCAATCCTAGGTTATAATATGCAATTCAGAGACAATTGGGGATTGGAAATAAATCTAGATGCCGGAAAATCTAAGGATAACAATGTTGATTACTCTTCCTATAGTGCAAACTTAAGTTCTTGGTTTAATATTTCGCCTAATTGGAGTGGCAATTTATGGGGAGGATATTCTCATACTTATAACTTCAGCCGAGATTGGCTTGCTTTCTATTCATGGATGGGGACTTCATTCAGCTATAAATTAATGAGTCAACTTACCATTGGAACTTCATATGACATGTTTATCGAAGGTAATCCAGATGGAAACATTGAAGACATTACATTTAATACTCGTCCCTACCTTAATATAAAACCTGTGAATGATCTTAAAATAAGAATTTACTTTGATAATGTATTTGTACGTTCAACTGACAAATTTGAACGATTTATTGTTGGTTTCCTTTTATCATACAATTTCTCACCAAAAAGTTGGATTCATTTTGCGTATAACGAAGTTCAGGATAGAAGTCCCGAATTTGATTTAGCGGGGACAATTCGTCCAAATAGAATGCATACAGTTAACCGAGCCGGAGTATTAAAGGTAAGTTATCTTTATTATTTTTAA
- a CDS encoding 8-oxo-dGTP diphosphatase — MKLATLCYVQKDNKTLMLYRNKKENDYHEGKWNGLGGKFELGESPEDCAIREINEEAGLTVKNLIMKGFITFPLFDGKDDWHVFLFVIDKFEGELIDSPEGELDWIDNDKLSEINLWEGDKIFIPWLFEDKFFSAKFNYEEGKFKDYEVNFY, encoded by the coding sequence ATGAAACTCGCAACACTTTGTTATGTTCAAAAAGACAACAAAACATTAATGCTTTACCGTAATAAAAAAGAAAACGATTACCACGAAGGGAAATGGAATGGACTCGGCGGTAAGTTTGAATTGGGCGAATCACCTGAAGATTGTGCTATTAGAGAAATTAATGAAGAAGCGGGATTAACGGTAAAGAATCTTATCATGAAGGGATTTATAACTTTCCCACTATTTGATGGAAAAGATGATTGGCATGTATTCCTTTTTGTAATTGATAAATTTGAAGGCGAATTAATTGATTCACCAGAAGGCGAGCTTGATTGGATCGATAACGATAAATTATCGGAAATAAATTTATGGGAAGGGGATAAGATTTTTATCCCTTGGCTTTTTGAAGATAAGTTTTTCAGCGCAAAGTTTAATTATGAGGAAGGCAAGTTCAAAGATTACGAAGTTAATTTTTATTAA
- the rfaD gene encoding ADP-glyceromanno-heptose 6-epimerase encodes MIIVTGGAGFIGSVTVWKLNQIGRSDIVIVDELRDGEKWKNLNGLSFADIYHKSDFLDMVLDNEVPFKPEAIIHLGACSSTTEKDADYLLHNNFVYTVELAKYALERDIRFISASSAATYGSGEFGYNDNENEVEKLRPLNMYGYSKQMFDLWAKQNKVLDRIVGLKYFNVYGPNEFHKGDMRSVVHKSFEQIRDTGKVKLFKSTDAKYEDGGQMRDFIYVKDAVDMTLFFLENIDANGIYNIGTGHARTWNDLVTSVFNSIGKQVNIEYIDMPQHLLGKYQNFTEAKIEKIKSAGYKKEITSLEKGVEDYVKNYLLKNEYLAW; translated from the coding sequence ATGATAATAGTAACAGGTGGTGCAGGTTTTATAGGAAGCGTAACTGTTTGGAAGCTTAATCAAATTGGCAGAAGTGATATTGTTATTGTTGATGAGTTGAGAGACGGTGAAAAGTGGAAAAACCTAAATGGACTTTCGTTTGCGGATATCTATCATAAATCTGATTTTCTTGATATGGTTTTAGACAATGAAGTTCCTTTCAAACCGGAAGCAATAATTCATCTCGGCGCTTGTTCATCAACAACCGAAAAAGATGCTGATTATCTTTTGCATAATAATTTTGTATATACTGTCGAACTTGCGAAGTATGCTCTTGAAAGAGATATAAGATTTATTTCTGCCTCATCCGCGGCGACTTATGGAAGCGGTGAATTTGGTTATAACGATAATGAGAACGAAGTTGAAAAGCTAAGACCGCTGAATATGTATGGCTATTCAAAACAAATGTTTGATCTTTGGGCTAAACAGAATAAAGTTTTAGATAGAATTGTAGGACTTAAATATTTCAATGTATATGGACCAAATGAATTTCACAAAGGTGATATGAGAAGCGTTGTTCACAAATCATTTGAACAAATTAGAGATACGGGTAAAGTAAAGTTATTTAAGTCAACAGATGCAAAATATGAAGACGGCGGACAGATGCGTGATTTTATTTATGTAAAGGATGCTGTTGATATGACATTATTCTTCCTCGAAAATATTGATGCAAACGGAATTTATAATATTGGTACCGGTCATGCAAGGACTTGGAATGATTTAGTGACCTCAGTATTTAATTCAATCGGTAAACAGGTTAACATTGAGTACATTGACATGCCGCAGCATTTACTTGGCAAGTATCAAAATTTTACCGAAGCTAAAATTGAAAAAATCAAAAGTGCTGGTTACAAAAAGGAAATTACCTCGCTTGAAAAAGGTGTTGAGGATTATGTTAAGAATTATCTTTTGAAAAATGAGTATTTAGCTTGGTAA
- a CDS encoding archease — translation MYNYKFIEHTADIAVELTSSTIEELFLCAVDAWNKAMLDAEILYDDEKIKLDFEAESLEELLVNFLSEINYLFLSKKWFCTSVEDIKLHHTNNYKLTVRLAGLTVQPSKIDFKEEIKAITYHRLEIKKEKDEYTTRIIFDI, via the coding sequence ATGTATAACTATAAATTCATAGAGCACACCGCCGATATTGCCGTTGAATTAACCTCATCAACAATCGAAGAATTATTTCTTTGCGCGGTTGATGCTTGGAACAAGGCGATGCTTGATGCCGAGATTTTATACGATGATGAAAAAATTAAATTAGATTTTGAAGCAGAATCCCTCGAAGAATTGCTGGTTAATTTTTTAAGCGAAATAAATTATTTATTCCTTTCAAAAAAATGGTTTTGTACTTCCGTTGAGGATATAAAACTTCATCATACTAATAATTATAAATTAACTGTTCGTCTTGCAGGCTTAACTGTTCAACCATCGAAAATTGATTTTAAAGAAGAAATAAAAGCAATCACTTATCATCGATTGGAAATCAAAAAAGAAAAAGACGAATATACCACGCGAATTATCTTTGACATTTAA
- a CDS encoding RtcB family protein, with amino-acid sequence MLLSGYELKKITDYLWEIPRQGKMLVPGRIYTSKNMLEGSLQNDEAIKQVVNVAHLPGIQKYSLAMPDIHWGYGFPIGGVAATDINEGVISPGGVGYDINCGVRLARTSLEFNKVKSKIDDLVKQFFRDVPTGVGASGAIKKLPPKEIKNILISGSQWAVDYGFGNSDDIEYTEEKGKLRDADPDAVSERAIERGQDQAGTLGSGNHFLEIDVVDEIYDEKAAEVFGIFKGQILILIHTGSRGLGYQICDDYLKVLVKAEKKFNFNLPDRQLACAPIQSQEGQDYLHAMRCAANFAWNNRQIIMHLAKKSMLRTFNISESELDFKLIYDVCHNIAKIEKHSVGGELKNVCVHRKGATRAFPPGNEFIPSKYKDIGQPVLVPGDMGRYSFILSGTQKAMEETFGSSCHGAGRVQSRTQAKKAGKGRDLIKELHSQGIAIAAKGYGTIAEEMPYAYKDVFDVVDIMHNSGISKKVAKIKPVGVIKG; translated from the coding sequence ATGCTATTAAGCGGATACGAATTGAAAAAGATCACCGACTATCTTTGGGAAATTCCAAGACAAGGCAAGATGCTTGTACCCGGACGAATTTACACTTCAAAAAATATGCTTGAAGGATCATTACAAAATGACGAAGCAATCAAGCAAGTTGTAAATGTTGCACATCTTCCGGGAATTCAAAAATATAGTCTAGCTATGCCGGATATTCATTGGGGTTACGGTTTTCCGATCGGTGGTGTAGCAGCAACCGATATCAATGAAGGAGTAATTTCGCCCGGCGGTGTTGGTTATGATATAAATTGCGGCGTAAGATTAGCAAGAACTTCACTTGAATTCAACAAAGTGAAATCAAAAATTGATGACCTCGTTAAACAGTTTTTTAGAGATGTGCCAACCGGTGTGGGTGCAAGCGGTGCAATTAAAAAATTACCGCCGAAAGAAATTAAGAACATTTTAATAAGCGGAAGCCAATGGGCAGTTGACTATGGCTTTGGTAATTCGGATGATATCGAATACACCGAAGAAAAAGGAAAACTAAGGGATGCAGATCCGGATGCAGTTTCAGAACGAGCGATTGAACGCGGACAAGATCAAGCCGGTACGCTTGGTTCCGGTAATCACTTTCTTGAAATTGATGTGGTTGATGAAATTTACGATGAAAAAGCTGCAGAAGTTTTCGGAATATTCAAAGGACAGATTTTAATTTTAATTCATACCGGTTCACGTGGATTGGGTTATCAAATCTGTGATGATTACTTAAAAGTTCTTGTTAAAGCAGAGAAAAAATTTAATTTTAATTTACCCGATAGACAACTTGCTTGCGCACCAATTCAATCGCAAGAAGGACAAGATTATCTCCATGCTATGAGATGTGCGGCAAACTTCGCATGGAACAACAGACAAATTATAATGCATCTTGCAAAGAAGAGTATGTTAAGAACTTTTAACATTTCCGAAAGTGAACTGGACTTCAAACTTATTTACGATGTTTGCCATAATATCGCGAAAATAGAAAAGCATAGTGTTGGCGGTGAATTAAAAAATGTCTGCGTTCATCGTAAAGGAGCAACGAGAGCATTTCCACCGGGGAATGAATTTATTCCAAGCAAATATAAAGATATTGGTCAGCCGGTTTTAGTCCCCGGTGATATGGGGCGATATTCATTTATACTTTCAGGAACCCAAAAAGCTATGGAAGAAACTTTCGGAAGTTCATGTCACGGTGCAGGTAGAGTTCAAAGTAGAACACAAGCGAAAAAAGCAGGGAAAGGAAGGGATTTAATTAAAGAGTTGCATTCACAAGGAATTGCAATTGCAGCAAAAGGTTACGGTACAATTGCCGAAGAAATGCCTTATGCGTATAAAGATGTTTTTGATGTTGTTGATATAATGCATAACTCAGGTATAAGCAAAAAAGTTGCAAAGATAAAACCGGTTGGAGTTATTAAAGGATAA